A genome region from Nocardioides cynanchi includes the following:
- a CDS encoding DnaB-like helicase C-terminal domain-containing protein, producing the protein MDFKLTSMAAVLERADGRLRSPEGGVRLWPTGFPLLDDAIGGGLRSGTLNLLGGPQGQGKTMFALQAARAAVKTGRSAVFFSYELEADSLVQRLVAMEAGEMDPYEAPSLTKVRSIFEGTDGGAGGLIERMATTTCGTEALLRVSEYADRLIVHRSTATHTDITEINDTVKKVMGNTGESPLIVVDYLQKVAMPLADLDEEDRITRITEQLKDVAIEFDCPVFAVAAMDHEGLEPGARMRTRHMRGSTALSYEPDVVLILATKSDIVARHHLMYGGANAEHFKEWSVLTVEKNRSGSGGAELEFMKRFDQGRFDVNGKVVTEKLVDERVYVE; encoded by the coding sequence ATGGACTTCAAGTTGACGTCGATGGCTGCGGTGCTCGAGCGCGCCGACGGCCGCCTGCGCAGCCCCGAGGGCGGCGTACGACTCTGGCCGACCGGCTTCCCCCTGCTCGACGACGCCATCGGGGGCGGTCTCAGGTCCGGGACGCTCAACCTCCTCGGCGGGCCGCAGGGTCAGGGCAAGACGATGTTCGCCCTGCAGGCGGCCCGCGCCGCCGTCAAGACCGGTCGCTCCGCGGTGTTCTTCTCCTACGAGCTCGAGGCCGACTCGCTGGTCCAGCGGCTCGTGGCCATGGAAGCCGGCGAGATGGACCCCTACGAGGCGCCGAGCCTGACCAAGGTCCGCAGCATCTTCGAGGGCACCGACGGCGGAGCCGGCGGGCTGATCGAGCGGATGGCCACGACCACGTGTGGCACCGAGGCGCTGCTCCGTGTCAGTGAGTACGCCGACCGCCTGATCGTGCACCGCTCCACGGCGACCCACACCGACATCACCGAGATCAACGACACGGTGAAGAAGGTCATGGGCAACACCGGCGAGTCGCCGTTGATCGTCGTCGACTACCTCCAGAAGGTCGCGATGCCGCTGGCGGACCTCGACGAGGAGGACCGGATCACCCGGATCACCGAGCAGCTCAAGGACGTCGCGATCGAGTTCGACTGCCCGGTCTTCGCCGTCGCGGCGATGGACCACGAGGGACTCGAGCCCGGAGCCCGGATGCGCACCCGGCACATGCGCGGCTCGACCGCCCTGTCCTACGAGCCCGACGTCGTGCTGATCCTGGCCACGAAGTCCGACATCGTCGCCCGCCACCACCTGATGTACGGCGGTGCCAACGCCGAGCACTTCAAGGAGTGGTCGGTCCTCACCGTCGAGAAGAACCGCTCCGGCAGCGGCGGCGCCGAGCTGGAGTTCATGAAGCGCTTCGACCAGGGCCGGTTCGACGTCAACGGCAAGGTCGTCACCGAGAAGCTGGTCGACGAGCGCGTGTACGTCGAATGA
- the rplA gene encoding 50S ribosomal protein L1, whose translation MQRSKTYRAAEETFDRDELYSPLTAIKIAKDASKKKFDETVDVVMRLGVDPRKADQMVRGTVNLPHGTGKTARVLVFANAEKADAAREAGADVVGGDELIEKVNGGWLDFDAVVATPDMMGKVGRLGRVLGPRGLMPNPKTGTVTADVAKAVSDIKGGKIEFRVDRHANLHFIIGKASFSETQLAENYAAALEEVLRLKPSSSKGRYLRKVTVSTTMGPGVPVDPNRTRNVAAADES comes from the coding sequence ATGCAGCGCAGCAAGACCTACCGGGCCGCCGAAGAGACCTTCGACCGCGACGAGCTCTACAGCCCGCTCACCGCGATCAAGATCGCCAAGGACGCCAGCAAGAAGAAGTTCGACGAGACCGTCGACGTCGTGATGCGCCTCGGGGTCGACCCCCGCAAGGCCGACCAGATGGTCCGCGGCACCGTCAACCTGCCGCACGGCACCGGCAAGACCGCCCGCGTCCTGGTCTTCGCCAACGCCGAGAAGGCGGACGCGGCGCGTGAGGCCGGAGCGGACGTCGTCGGCGGCGACGAGCTGATCGAGAAGGTGAACGGCGGCTGGCTCGACTTCGACGCCGTCGTCGCGACCCCGGACATGATGGGCAAGGTCGGCCGGCTCGGCCGGGTGCTCGGCCCCCGCGGCCTGATGCCCAACCCGAAGACCGGCACCGTGACGGCCGACGTCGCCAAGGCGGTCTCGGACATCAAGGGCGGGAAGATCGAGTTCCGCGTCGACCGGCACGCCAACCTGCACTTCATCATCGGCAAGGCGTCGTTCTCCGAGACCCAGCTCGCGGAGAACTACGCGGCGGCGCTGGAGGAGGTGCTGCGGCTCAAGCCGAGCAGCTCCAAGGGCCGCTACCTGCGCAAGGTGACCGTCTCCACGACCATGGGCCCCGGTGTCCCGGTCGACCCCAACCGCACCCGCAACGTCGCGGCCGCGGACGAGAGCTGA
- the rplL gene encoding 50S ribosomal protein L7/L12: MAKLTTDELLDAFKEMTLIELSEFVKQFEDTFGVTAAAPVAVAAAGGAGAAAPAEAEAEQDEFDVILESAGDKKINVIKEVRALTSLGLKEAKDLVEAAPKPVLEHVAKDVAEKAKEALEGAGASVTLK; encoded by the coding sequence ATGGCGAAGCTCACCACCGACGAGCTGCTCGACGCGTTCAAGGAGATGACCTTGATCGAGCTGAGCGAGTTCGTGAAGCAGTTCGAGGACACCTTCGGCGTCACCGCGGCCGCTCCGGTCGCCGTGGCCGCCGCCGGCGGCGCCGGCGCAGCCGCGCCCGCCGAGGCCGAGGCCGAGCAGGACGAGTTCGACGTCATCCTCGAGTCGGCCGGCGACAAGAAGATCAACGTGATCAAGGAGGTGCGTGCCCTGACCTCCCTCGGCCTGAAGGAGGCCAAGGACCTCGTCGAGGCGGCTCCGAAGCCGGTCCTCGAGCACGTTGCCAAGGACGTCGCGGAGAAGGCCAAGGAGGCGCTCGAGGGCGCCGGTGCCAGCGTCACCCTCAAGTGA
- a CDS encoding transcription termination/antitermination protein NusG, producing the protein MSHPDIEQDIAQDPEQETPAEESPAPVEDTLEDPVESTDPGEPEDALETDEDAPVEAATVDASDEIADDAVAEPAEEPADEDVDEAEPAEDDPLEEFRRELWAKPGEWYVVHTYYGMENRVRSNLENRIVSLNMEDYIHEIVVPTEEVAEIKNGQRKMVKRTVLPGYVLVRMDLTDESWAAVRHTPSVTGFVGQAHQPVPLSMAEVENMLAPAAVAARAETPAGGGAPGSATTTKKTVEVIDFAESDSVMVVDGPFATLHATITEINAEAQRVKALVEIFGRETPVELSFSQIQKV; encoded by the coding sequence GTGTCGCACCCCGACATCGAGCAGGACATCGCGCAGGACCCCGAGCAGGAGACCCCTGCGGAGGAGTCTCCGGCGCCGGTCGAGGACACCCTCGAGGACCCGGTCGAGAGCACCGACCCGGGTGAGCCCGAGGACGCTCTCGAGACCGACGAGGACGCTCCCGTCGAGGCTGCCACGGTGGACGCCTCCGACGAGATCGCCGACGACGCGGTCGCCGAGCCGGCCGAGGAGCCCGCCGACGAGGACGTCGACGAGGCCGAGCCGGCCGAGGACGACCCGCTGGAGGAGTTCCGCCGCGAGCTGTGGGCCAAGCCCGGCGAGTGGTACGTCGTCCACACCTACTACGGCATGGAGAACCGCGTCCGCTCCAACCTCGAGAACCGCATCGTCTCGTTGAACATGGAGGACTACATCCACGAGATCGTGGTCCCCACCGAAGAGGTCGCCGAGATCAAGAACGGCCAGCGCAAGATGGTCAAGCGCACCGTGCTCCCGGGCTACGTCCTGGTCCGGATGGACCTCACCGACGAGTCGTGGGCCGCCGTACGCCACACGCCGTCGGTGACCGGCTTCGTCGGTCAGGCCCACCAGCCGGTGCCGCTGAGCATGGCCGAGGTCGAGAACATGCTGGCCCCGGCCGCTGTGGCCGCCCGGGCCGAGACGCCGGCCGGCGGCGGCGCGCCCGGCAGTGCGACCACCACCAAGAAGACCGTCGAGGTCATCGACTTCGCCGAGTCCGACTCGGTGATGGTGGTCGACGGGCCGTTCGCCACGCTGCACGCGACGATCACCGAGATCAACGCCGAGGCCCAGCGGGTCAAGGCACTGGTGGAGATCTTCGGCCGGGAGACCCCCGTCGAGCTGAGCTTCAGCCAGATCCAGAAGGTCTGA
- the secE gene encoding preprotein translocase subunit SecE, which produces MSGGNAVRSRDDRRAERTGPVLFYRQVVAELRKVVWPTQQQLVTYFFVVMAFVIFMMALVAGLDLGIGKLIFWLFNGKSQS; this is translated from the coding sequence GTGTCGGGAGGCAATGCAGTTCGGTCGCGAGACGACCGGCGTGCCGAGCGCACGGGCCCGGTCCTGTTCTACCGCCAGGTCGTCGCCGAGCTCCGCAAGGTGGTGTGGCCGACCCAGCAGCAGCTGGTCACCTACTTCTTCGTGGTGATGGCCTTCGTGATCTTCATGATGGCGTTGGTGGCCGGGCTCGACCTGGGCATCGGCAAGCTGATCTTCTGGCTGTTCAACGGCAAGTCCCAGAGCTGA
- the rplK gene encoding 50S ribosomal protein L11, with protein sequence MPPKKKIAALVKVQLQAGAATPAPPVGTALGPHGVNIMDFCKAYNAQTESMRGNVIPVEITIYEDRSFTFITKTPPAAELIKKAAGLQKGSGVPHKEKVGRLTKDQVREIATTKLPDLNANDIEAAMKIVEGTARSMGVRTD encoded by the coding sequence ATGCCTCCCAAGAAGAAGATCGCCGCACTGGTCAAGGTGCAGCTCCAGGCGGGTGCCGCGACGCCGGCACCTCCGGTCGGTACCGCCCTCGGTCCGCACGGCGTGAACATCATGGACTTCTGCAAGGCCTACAACGCGCAGACCGAGTCCATGCGCGGCAACGTGATCCCCGTCGAGATCACGATCTACGAGGACCGCTCCTTCACGTTCATCACCAAGACGCCGCCGGCGGCCGAGCTGATCAAGAAGGCCGCGGGCCTGCAGAAGGGTTCGGGCGTCCCGCACAAGGAGAAGGTCGGTCGGCTCACCAAGGACCAGGTCCGTGAGATCGCCACGACCAAGCTGCCCGACCTCAACGCCAACGACATCGAGGCCGCGATGAAGATCGTGGAGGGCACCGCCCGCTCGATGGGCGTCCGCACCGACTGA
- the rplJ gene encoding 50S ribosomal protein L10 → MARAEKQAAVAEIVDSFNGAAGAVLTEYRGLTVKQLQELRRSLGENAHYAVVKNTLAKLAAKDAGIDGFDDLLTGPTAIAFIQGDVVEAAKGLRDFAKANPTLVIKGGVLDGKPLGAAEVAKLADLESREVLLGKLAGAMLASLSQAVYLFNAPLAQVARLAGALEAKRAEEGQDSTDLAGGAGAPAAAEEAAAAESADASSDEVTEAPADETTDAPAAAEAEESSEVEATAASDESDTTEA, encoded by the coding sequence ATGGCGCGGGCAGAGAAGCAGGCCGCCGTCGCGGAGATCGTTGACTCGTTCAACGGTGCCGCGGGCGCGGTGCTGACCGAGTACCGCGGGCTCACCGTGAAGCAGCTGCAGGAACTGCGGCGCTCGCTCGGTGAGAACGCTCACTACGCCGTGGTCAAGAACACGCTGGCCAAGCTCGCCGCGAAGGACGCGGGGATCGACGGCTTCGACGACCTGTTGACCGGGCCGACCGCCATCGCCTTCATCCAGGGCGACGTGGTCGAGGCCGCCAAGGGTCTGCGTGACTTTGCCAAGGCGAACCCCACCCTGGTGATCAAGGGTGGCGTTCTGGACGGCAAGCCCCTGGGCGCTGCCGAGGTCGCCAAGCTGGCCGACCTCGAGTCGCGTGAGGTGCTGCTGGGCAAGCTGGCCGGCGCGATGCTCGCGTCGCTCAGCCAGGCCGTCTACCTGTTCAACGCTCCCCTCGCCCAGGTCGCCCGGCTCGCCGGCGCGCTCGAGGCGAAGCGGGCAGAGGAAGGACAGGACTCCACTGACCTCGCAGGTGGAGCCGGCGCGCCGGCTGCCGCCGAGGAGGCTGCGGCTGCCGAGTCGGCCGACGCCTCCTCCGACGAGGTGACCGAGGCCCCCGCCGACGAGACCACCGACGCCCCGGCTGCCGCCGAGGCCGAGGAGTCCTCCGAGGTCGAGGCCACCGCCGCCTCTGACGAGAGCGACACCACCGAGGCCTGA